A region of Acidisarcina sp. DNA encodes the following proteins:
- a CDS encoding cobalamin-binding protein, with the protein MDLTFAAKSQAFPSRIVCLSDEASELLYLMGEQERIVGVSGFSTRPPEVRSKPRVSTFRDANFEAIEKLDPDLIITYSDVQAEITKEAIQRGLPVLNFNQRSVSEIFEFIALIARLVNQQDKGRQLIAAYEMELQGIANAAAEFARRPRVFFEEWNDPIISGIGWVEELIEIAGGEPIFPELRKAPKAKDRVVFPEQVIKRNPDVIIASWCGMKVKKESICSRAGWDKIPAVRNGHVYEIPSSHILQPGPACLTDGVRELHRILASVTMSAS; encoded by the coding sequence TTGGATCTGACATTCGCAGCAAAGTCTCAAGCGTTTCCTTCGCGTATCGTTTGCCTTTCCGACGAAGCGAGTGAATTGCTGTATCTCATGGGGGAACAGGAACGCATTGTTGGCGTCTCGGGTTTCTCCACGCGCCCGCCGGAGGTGAGGAGTAAACCGCGGGTGTCAACATTCCGGGATGCCAACTTCGAGGCCATCGAGAAGCTGGATCCCGACCTCATCATCACATATTCCGATGTGCAGGCGGAGATCACGAAGGAGGCGATCCAGCGCGGCCTCCCGGTGCTCAACTTCAATCAGCGGAGCGTCTCTGAGATCTTTGAATTCATCGCTTTGATAGCTCGCCTGGTGAACCAGCAGGACAAGGGAAGGCAGCTCATCGCCGCATATGAAATGGAGTTACAAGGTATTGCGAACGCCGCGGCAGAGTTTGCACGCAGGCCGCGGGTCTTCTTCGAAGAGTGGAACGATCCCATCATCAGTGGAATCGGTTGGGTAGAGGAACTGATCGAAATTGCTGGTGGTGAGCCGATCTTCCCCGAACTCCGCAAGGCTCCTAAAGCCAAGGACAGAGTTGTATTTCCTGAGCAGGTGATAAAACGAAACCCCGATGTCATCATTGCTTCTTGGTGCGGGATGAAGGTGAAGAAGGAGAGCATCTGTTCGCGCGCTGGATGGGATAAGATCCCGGCAGTTCGTAACGGGCACGTGTACGAAATACCTTCGTCCCACATCCTTCAACCAGGCCCGGCTTGCCTGACCGATGGAGTCCGCGAACTGCATCGCATCCTCGCATCTGTGACGATGAGTGCATCCTAA
- a CDS encoding aminotransferase class I/II-fold pyridoxal phosphate-dependent enzyme, with protein sequence MVSHSSTALLPEHGGQLRAIAARFSIPESRLLDFSASIFPDGPSPRVLEALADALCDLERLRAYPDLESHELRAKLASYAGVSVHNVLVAHGMVPLLAATLRAIEARKCMLPVPAFGEYRRILHREGVIPETYRLKDETNFQPDLKQLVMHSAERGCDALILTNPHNPTGATLRSDEVHVLVQLAETYGIRVLLDEAFIDFVPEESFSMHVLEANHLIVFRSVTKFFAMAGLRAAYMLAPQHLVVGISRLLDPWSVSTLASIAAIAAVEDTTYIASTVARNQSEREVLRAALSALGLNVYPSRANFLLCRLAHAQRNQDVWERLILDHGIVVRNCATFEDLDETYFRIAVRGRDDNERLIGALDAVLNCPA encoded by the coding sequence ATGGTTAGCCATTCAAGCACCGCTCTTCTCCCGGAACATGGTGGCCAGTTGCGCGCGATTGCGGCGCGGTTCTCCATTCCCGAGTCCAGGCTGCTGGACTTCAGCGCCAGCATCTTTCCGGATGGGCCTTCGCCCCGCGTACTGGAGGCTCTAGCCGATGCACTTTGCGATTTGGAGCGCCTCCGCGCATATCCAGATCTCGAATCGCATGAACTGCGTGCGAAACTGGCGAGCTATGCCGGGGTTTCCGTTCACAACGTTCTGGTTGCCCACGGCATGGTGCCGCTCCTCGCGGCTACGCTTCGCGCTATCGAAGCACGGAAGTGCATGCTTCCAGTTCCTGCGTTTGGGGAATACCGCCGCATCCTTCACCGCGAGGGTGTAATTCCCGAGACATATCGCCTCAAGGACGAAACGAATTTCCAGCCCGATCTGAAACAGCTCGTGATGCATTCCGCTGAGCGGGGATGCGACGCGCTCATCCTAACCAATCCGCATAATCCCACGGGCGCAACGCTTCGAAGTGATGAAGTGCACGTGCTCGTGCAACTGGCAGAGACTTACGGCATTCGCGTTCTGCTCGATGAAGCGTTTATTGATTTCGTTCCGGAGGAGAGCTTTTCTATGCACGTGCTGGAGGCGAACCATCTGATCGTTTTCCGCTCCGTTACCAAGTTCTTTGCGATGGCGGGACTGCGCGCGGCCTATATGCTTGCTCCGCAGCATCTCGTAGTGGGGATTTCTCGCCTTCTGGATCCGTGGTCTGTCTCAACGCTCGCTTCGATCGCGGCCATTGCGGCTGTGGAAGACACTACTTACATTGCGAGCACAGTTGCCCGCAACCAGAGCGAGCGAGAGGTGCTGCGTGCGGCACTCAGCGCACTGGGCCTGAATGTGTATCCGAGCCGGGCGAATTTTCTCCTGTGTCGCCTCGCCCACGCGCAGCGAAATCAGGATGTGTGGGAACGGCTCATCCTCGATCATGGAATCGTAGTACGGAATTGCGCCACGTTTGAAGATCTCGATGAAACGTATTTTCGTATCGCGGTGCGTGGAAGGGACGATAACGAGCGGCTCATTGGGGCTCTTGATGCCGTGTTGAACTGTCCTGCATAA
- the cbiB gene encoding adenosylcobinamide-phosphate synthase CbiB, producing the protein MRVGTLTASYLLDWVLGDPESLPHPVRGIGHVIQTGEWMLRGEGRSAEFVGGTLLTGVVVLGSACSASKLLKNAKGCNAPLGRAAEIWLAASCLATRNLLDEAGAVVRLLDESDLDAARRQLARIVGRDTATLSANEIARAVIETLAESLCDGIIAPLFYLTLGGVPLAMAYKATNTLDSMIGHRDERYEWFGKAAARLDDVANLVPSRISAILICGAAALLYRGRYKPAWRTWWCDARKHASPNAGQPESAMAGALGVQLGGVNQYSGARVETPLLGAGLPTPDARAARRALHITAVASLLGFAFGCLALARRSNG; encoded by the coding sequence ATGCGCGTCGGGACACTAACGGCGTCGTATCTTCTGGATTGGGTACTCGGTGATCCCGAGTCTCTCCCGCACCCCGTGAGGGGCATCGGACATGTTATCCAAACCGGGGAGTGGATGCTGCGTGGCGAAGGACGATCTGCCGAGTTCGTTGGTGGAACTCTGCTGACGGGGGTTGTGGTCCTGGGGTCTGCATGCTCGGCATCGAAGCTGCTTAAAAACGCCAAAGGATGCAATGCGCCGCTTGGACGGGCTGCCGAGATTTGGCTGGCAGCAAGCTGTCTGGCCACGCGCAACTTGCTGGATGAAGCTGGAGCGGTCGTAAGGTTGCTCGATGAATCCGATCTCGATGCTGCGCGCCGGCAACTTGCGCGCATCGTGGGACGTGATACCGCCACTCTGAGTGCGAACGAAATTGCTCGCGCCGTTATCGAAACCCTTGCGGAGAGCCTGTGCGATGGAATCATTGCGCCGCTGTTTTATCTCACGCTCGGCGGTGTTCCACTGGCGATGGCTTACAAGGCAACGAACACGTTGGATTCGATGATCGGTCACCGCGATGAGAGATACGAGTGGTTTGGAAAAGCTGCAGCACGCCTGGACGATGTAGCTAACCTCGTTCCTTCTCGCATTTCCGCAATTCTGATCTGCGGAGCCGCAGCGCTTCTTTATCGCGGTAGGTATAAGCCCGCATGGAGAACCTGGTGGTGCGATGCGCGAAAGCATGCGAGCCCCAACGCGGGGCAGCCCGAGAGTGCTATGGCGGGCGCGCTGGGAGTTCAACTAGGCGGTGTGAATCAATACAGTGGTGCACGCGTTGAAACGCCTTTGCTTGGAGCCGGACTTCCAACCCCGGATGCCAGGGCAGCCCGCAGAGCCCTGCATATTACCGCTGTAGCGTCCTTGCTGGGCTTTGCTTTCGGCTGCCTCGCGCTGGCCAGGAGGAGCAATGGTTAG
- a CDS encoding cobyric acid synthase, producing the protein MTRTPAIMVLGTGSHVGKSLITAALCRAFSQAGFRVAPFKAQNMSLNSAATPEGLEIGRAQALQAEAAGIPASVHMNPVLLKPSSDTASQVIVRGKIFAQFSAEDYFHRRNEELLPLVQDSYEILAAQYELMVLEGAGSPAEINLKDRDIANLRMAQLAHARCILVGDIDRGGVFASIFGTLALLEPAERDLIDGFVINKFRGDLRLLLPGIRQAEERIGKPCLGVIPYMPDLRLDEEDSVALDSLGRARWSVDDSPERRLRIAIVQFPSISNFTDFDPILAEPSVDARFCQKREELHAADLIILPGSKQTVSDLRWMRANGLGEAIRSRSDSALLFGICGGMQMLGASIDDPYEVETEGTEQGLGLLPIRTRMNAEKVTREAAGDLAVSSLFGESLECATVQGYEIHVGETEYLEGALPLSRISRSGNIRDVVLDGCVSRSGRVAGTYLHAIFQQDAFRHAFLCAARSACGLAPAKMLAWKQLREREFERLAHTVTSSVDISRLLGFVGLKWPADARKDRSCASGH; encoded by the coding sequence ATGACGCGTACTCCCGCGATCATGGTGCTGGGAACCGGCTCGCACGTCGGCAAGTCTCTGATTACGGCGGCTCTCTGCCGGGCATTTTCGCAAGCGGGGTTTCGTGTAGCGCCCTTCAAGGCACAGAACATGTCATTGAACTCCGCTGCCACACCGGAGGGGCTGGAGATCGGGCGGGCCCAGGCATTGCAGGCTGAGGCCGCCGGCATACCCGCTTCGGTGCATATGAATCCCGTGCTCCTCAAGCCTTCCAGCGACACGGCGTCGCAGGTGATCGTGAGAGGAAAAATCTTCGCCCAATTCTCGGCGGAAGACTATTTCCACCGCAGGAATGAGGAGCTTCTCCCGCTTGTTCAAGATAGTTACGAGATCCTCGCCGCCCAATATGAATTGATGGTTCTGGAGGGAGCGGGTTCTCCGGCTGAGATCAATCTCAAGGACCGGGATATAGCGAACCTGCGCATGGCACAGTTGGCGCATGCACGCTGCATTCTCGTGGGAGACATCGATCGAGGCGGTGTGTTCGCTTCGATCTTCGGAACGCTTGCACTTCTTGAACCCGCCGAGCGAGACCTGATCGACGGATTCGTGATCAATAAATTCCGGGGCGACCTGCGTCTTCTTTTGCCCGGCATTCGCCAGGCCGAAGAACGTATTGGAAAGCCGTGCCTCGGGGTGATTCCATACATGCCAGACCTGCGCCTGGACGAAGAAGACAGCGTGGCGCTCGATTCATTAGGAAGAGCACGTTGGAGCGTGGATGACTCGCCTGAGCGGCGTTTGCGCATCGCAATCGTACAATTTCCGTCTATCTCCAACTTCACGGATTTCGATCCGATTCTGGCGGAGCCTTCCGTCGATGCACGCTTCTGTCAGAAGCGGGAAGAGTTGCATGCTGCCGATCTGATTATCCTGCCCGGTTCGAAACAAACCGTGAGCGACCTTCGCTGGATGCGAGCCAACGGATTGGGCGAGGCCATTCGATCAAGGTCGGATAGTGCATTGCTATTTGGGATATGCGGCGGCATGCAGATGCTTGGAGCCTCCATCGACGATCCATACGAAGTGGAAACGGAAGGAACGGAGCAAGGGCTGGGCCTGCTTCCGATCCGCACGAGAATGAATGCAGAGAAGGTCACGCGCGAAGCTGCCGGAGATCTGGCCGTCTCCAGCCTGTTTGGAGAATCGCTGGAATGCGCGACCGTGCAGGGTTATGAAATCCATGTAGGAGAAACGGAATATCTGGAGGGGGCGCTTCCGCTGTCTCGTATTTCTCGCAGCGGAAATATACGCGACGTGGTGCTGGATGGATGCGTAAGTCGAAGTGGCCGTGTGGCTGGCACCTACCTGCACGCGATCTTTCAGCAGGATGCATTTCGTCACGCCTTCCTGTGCGCTGCCCGCTCGGCGTGCGGTCTAGCACCAGCGAAAATGCTTGCATGGAAGCAGCTTCGGGAACGCGAATTTGAACGTCTGGCGCATACAGTTACAAGCTCTGTTGACATCAGCCGCTTACTAGGATTTGTCGGCTTAAAGTGGCCAGCCGATGCGCGAAAGGATAGATCATGCGCGTCGGGACACTAA
- the bluB gene encoding 5,6-dimethylbenzimidazole synthase, with product MKNFSSEERAGVYRAIRERRDVRSDFLPDPLPQDLLLRLLGAAHQAPSVGLMQPWRFLVIESRTIREEIFEIFQDASAQEHQTYSGEREQLYSRLTLQGILTAPVNLCVVCDSDSSRGHSLGRHTMPETALYSAVCAIQNLWLAARAEGVGVGWVSILHPERVKAVLKIPASMTLVGYFCMGFVKNFAPEPELEQAGWERRLNLEEVLRHETFNQAWSALQR from the coding sequence ATGAAGAACTTTTCGAGTGAGGAGCGGGCAGGCGTATATCGGGCCATCCGCGAGCGGCGCGACGTGCGCTCAGATTTTTTACCAGACCCGTTGCCGCAGGATCTTCTGCTTCGGTTGCTCGGGGCGGCTCATCAGGCTCCATCGGTGGGGCTCATGCAGCCCTGGCGCTTCCTCGTGATTGAGTCCCGCACTATCCGGGAGGAAATCTTCGAAATCTTCCAGGACGCAAGCGCGCAGGAGCACCAGACCTACTCTGGTGAGCGTGAGCAACTTTACTCTCGACTTACATTGCAGGGAATTCTGACAGCACCCGTGAACTTGTGCGTAGTTTGCGATAGCGATAGCTCCCGAGGCCACTCACTTGGGAGGCACACGATGCCTGAGACAGCGCTCTACTCGGCTGTCTGCGCAATTCAGAATCTTTGGCTCGCCGCGCGCGCCGAAGGAGTGGGAGTTGGCTGGGTGAGCATCCTTCACCCTGAGCGGGTGAAGGCAGTCCTGAAAATTCCTGCCTCGATGACTCTGGTCGGCTACTTCTGCATGGGATTCGTAAAGAACTTTGCGCCTGAACCGGAACTCGAGCAAGCGGGCTGGGAACGCAGGCTGAATCTTGAAGAGGTTCTCCGGCATGAAACGTTTAACCAGGCGTGGAGCGCGCTCCAGCGATGA
- a CDS encoding cob(I)yrinic acid a,c-diamide adenosyltransferase: MSIATKRGDTGQTSLAGGVRVSKSDLRVETYGTVDELNTVLGFARSICQNAEIKGWTEEIQRSLFRLGSNLATPPDSRKQPPLITNEDVNWLTEMVHKIEATEGLISDWSLPGAHPEAAAYEMARTACRRAERTVVRFIESGAYVDPNVLAYLNRLSDLIWLYGRLLEVEAGVDSRLRDAQNPGARWSRAW; the protein is encoded by the coding sequence ATGAGCATTGCAACCAAGCGCGGTGATACCGGCCAGACGAGCCTGGCTGGCGGAGTCCGCGTGTCTAAATCCGACCTGCGGGTGGAGACCTACGGAACGGTGGACGAATTGAATACGGTGCTGGGATTTGCGCGAAGCATCTGCCAGAACGCCGAGATCAAGGGATGGACGGAAGAAATTCAGCGTTCGCTTTTTCGCCTTGGCTCAAATCTGGCGACACCGCCGGATAGCAGGAAGCAGCCGCCGTTAATCACAAATGAGGATGTGAACTGGCTGACGGAAATGGTCCACAAGATCGAGGCAACTGAGGGGCTGATCTCCGATTGGTCTTTGCCCGGCGCCCATCCGGAAGCAGCGGCATACGAGATGGCTCGCACGGCTTGCCGACGAGCAGAGCGGACCGTGGTGCGTTTTATCGAGTCTGGCGCTTATGTCGACCCAAATGTGTTGGCGTATTTGAACCGGCTTTCCGATTTGATATGGCTGTACGGACGTTTGCTTGAGGTAGAAGCAGGCGTGGACTCAAGACTGCGCGATGCGCAGAATCCCGGAGCACGGTGGTCGAGGGCATGGTGA
- a CDS encoding histidine phosphatase family protein, whose protein sequence is MKAFILMRHGATDMAGRFCGHSDPPLNDGGRAQIERAASLLHVPPEVVYTSDLLRARQSAAIIAAHFAVPVKVRPDLREICFGQWEGLSWQEIERCFPAESRAWVERFPAGVIQSGESYKNFLDRVKREMAFLIDQAESQALLAVTHGGVIRTALSEVHGLSAEEAHRASAEYGSAVDLSRLHLGVG, encoded by the coding sequence ATGAAAGCGTTCATTCTCATGCGTCACGGGGCAACCGACATGGCTGGGCGGTTTTGTGGGCACTCCGATCCGCCGTTGAACGACGGAGGACGGGCCCAGATCGAGCGCGCTGCATCCTTGTTGCACGTACCTCCGGAAGTGGTATATACCAGCGATCTTCTTCGCGCACGACAGTCAGCCGCCATCATCGCGGCGCATTTCGCTGTTCCCGTGAAGGTGCGTCCGGACCTGCGCGAAATCTGTTTTGGGCAGTGGGAGGGCTTGTCGTGGCAGGAGATCGAGCGTTGTTTTCCGGCGGAGTCGCGTGCCTGGGTAGAACGCTTTCCAGCGGGAGTGATTCAGTCCGGCGAAAGCTATAAAAACTTCCTCGATCGCGTGAAACGTGAGATGGCGTTTCTTATTGACCAGGCCGAATCGCAGGCGCTGTTAGCCGTGACGCATGGCGGAGTTATCCGAACAGCGTTGAGCGAAGTGCATGGTCTCTCCGCAGAAGAGGCGCATCGAGCCTCAGCTGAGTATGGCTCCGCCGTCGACCTCTCGCGGCTGCATTTGGGGGTGGGATGA
- the cobS gene encoding adenosylcobinamide-GDP ribazoletransferase, whose amino-acid sequence MICLLQDIALAVQFMTRVPVRFNGLDPSRLSRASAWFPAVGLLVGGVAALAYMLVVAHLGRLLAALIAVLAIVMITGGLHEDGLADCADAFGGGWTREDRLRIMKDSRIGSFGALALILSLGSRVLLLATIPADAVIHYLISAHVLARCTPLPLGALLKSARGPEGQGGRIAGGVSWSTTTFGAVLGLALAFWFLRSLAWEPIVAVTILTAASGVYYQRRLGGITGDCMGATIQLSEIAVYFCGAWVR is encoded by the coding sequence ATGATCTGTCTCCTTCAGGACATCGCGCTTGCGGTGCAATTCATGACGCGTGTGCCCGTCCGCTTCAACGGCCTCGATCCCTCGCGATTGAGTCGTGCATCGGCATGGTTTCCGGCGGTTGGGCTGCTGGTGGGCGGCGTGGCTGCATTGGCGTACATGCTTGTAGTCGCGCATCTTGGGAGACTGCTGGCGGCACTCATTGCAGTACTTGCCATTGTGATGATTACTGGCGGTCTGCATGAAGATGGACTGGCCGACTGCGCCGATGCTTTTGGCGGAGGATGGACGCGCGAAGACAGATTGCGCATTATGAAGGACAGCCGCATCGGAAGCTTCGGAGCGCTTGCGCTCATCCTGTCTCTTGGCAGCCGTGTTCTGCTGCTGGCAACCATCCCTGCCGATGCGGTGATCCACTATCTGATCTCAGCTCATGTGCTCGCGCGGTGCACTCCTCTGCCTTTAGGCGCTCTGCTGAAATCCGCAAGGGGACCTGAAGGCCAGGGCGGCCGAATTGCGGGTGGAGTTTCCTGGTCCACGACGACATTTGGCGCAGTTCTAGGCCTGGCGCTTGCCTTCTGGTTTCTGCGTTCCCTGGCATGGGAGCCCATCGTTGCCGTCACAATCCTGACTGCTGCAAGCGGGGTCTACTATCAGCGTCGCCTTGGAGGAATTACCGGCGACTGCATGGGCGCCACGATCCAGCTTTCCGAGATTGCGGTATATTTTTGCGGAGCGTGGGTGCGATGA
- the cobT gene encoding nicotinate-nucleotide--dimethylbenzimidazole phosphoribosyltransferase, whose translation MKLSQPSTVERIRVLAESIQPLDQADLAKAARHLDQLTKPLGSLGQLETIAAQLIAIRGEGVELPLRKAIYVFAADHGVARAGVSAYPSKVTAQMVMNFLQGGAAINVLARQHGAALTVVDTGVDADFDESPGLRAMKVRRGSRNFLEEPAMTDEEMNAALSAGLALADEAHTQGRDLVVAGEMGIGNTTAASAIAAMLTQCDPAEVTGAGTGLDDAGRIRKLDVIRRALRKHFPEGSHASALEVLQCVGGLEIAAMTGFVVGAAQHRMIVVCDGFISTAAAAIAAALAPNVKDYLVAGHCSQEPGHRLLLRHLGIDPVLRLNMRLGEGTGAVLAFPILESALRLYFEVATFGSAGISGASA comes from the coding sequence ATGAAGCTTTCGCAACCTTCCACAGTCGAGCGCATTCGCGTCCTCGCGGAATCTATTCAGCCCCTCGACCAGGCGGATCTGGCAAAGGCCGCGCGTCATCTCGATCAGTTGACGAAGCCGTTGGGAAGCCTGGGGCAACTCGAGACGATCGCCGCCCAGTTGATTGCGATTCGCGGAGAAGGCGTCGAGCTTCCGTTGCGGAAAGCGATATACGTATTCGCTGCCGATCATGGTGTGGCGCGCGCCGGCGTGAGCGCCTATCCGTCTAAAGTAACCGCGCAAATGGTGATGAATTTTCTTCAGGGTGGAGCAGCGATCAATGTGCTGGCTCGACAACATGGAGCAGCGTTGACCGTGGTGGATACCGGAGTTGACGCGGATTTTGACGAGAGCCCCGGATTACGAGCCATGAAGGTGCGGCGAGGAAGCCGCAATTTTCTGGAAGAGCCGGCGATGACCGATGAGGAGATGAACGCGGCACTTAGCGCTGGGCTGGCACTAGCCGACGAAGCCCACACACAGGGAAGAGACCTGGTAGTCGCAGGAGAAATGGGCATTGGAAATACGACTGCAGCAAGCGCCATCGCGGCCATGCTGACGCAGTGTGATCCGGCGGAGGTAACCGGCGCCGGTACCGGGCTCGATGATGCTGGAAGGATTCGCAAGCTGGACGTAATTCGCCGAGCCCTGCGGAAGCATTTCCCGGAAGGCTCGCATGCGTCTGCCCTTGAGGTGCTGCAGTGCGTTGGAGGACTTGAAATCGCCGCGATGACCGGCTTTGTTGTGGGAGCGGCGCAGCATCGGATGATTGTGGTGTGCGACGGATTCATCTCTACCGCCGCTGCTGCGATTGCCGCAGCACTCGCACCAAACGTGAAGGATTACCTTGTGGCAGGGCATTGCTCCCAGGAGCCGGGGCACCGCCTTCTGCTGCGTCATCTGGGCATCGATCCCGTGTTGCGCCTCAACATGCGGCTCGGCGAAGGCACGGGGGCTGTTCTCGCATTCCCGATCCTCGAATCGGCGCTGCGCCTGTACTTCGAGGTCGCCACCTTCGGGTCGGCAGGCATAAGTGGGGCGAGCGCATGA
- a CDS encoding ABC transporter ATP-binding protein, producing the protein MKALLRFERVSFLYGHRRVIAGADFSLEQGVCAALIGPNGGGKTTLLRLAAGLLRPSSGRVMFENEELQGRSCREIAQQIALVPQHLDIPFSFTVQQIVEQGRTPYLGLFGGLSARDRRAVGRAIELTGIGPLRYRIFNELSGGERQRVKIALGLAQEPKLLLLDEPTQNLDFGRQMELMALIRQLRAQGINVFAAVHDLALLSGTFSSVILISPHDRLRIGPPEDVLQPNILERAFQCPAPNLNFEFGVHPRREFVL; encoded by the coding sequence ATGAAAGCTCTCCTCCGCTTCGAGCGCGTTTCGTTTCTCTACGGCCATCGGCGGGTGATTGCGGGCGCGGACTTCAGCCTGGAGCAGGGTGTATGTGCGGCGCTCATCGGGCCCAATGGAGGTGGTAAAACCACGCTGCTTCGCCTCGCCGCCGGCTTGCTGCGGCCATCCAGCGGCAGAGTAATGTTTGAGAACGAAGAACTCCAAGGACGCTCGTGCCGCGAGATTGCACAGCAGATAGCGCTCGTCCCCCAGCACCTCGACATCCCATTCTCGTTCACAGTTCAGCAGATAGTGGAGCAGGGCCGCACTCCATATCTGGGCCTGTTTGGCGGACTGAGTGCCCGTGATCGCAGGGCCGTTGGACGGGCCATAGAACTGACTGGTATCGGTCCGCTGCGATATCGGATCTTTAACGAGCTGAGCGGAGGAGAGCGTCAGCGTGTGAAGATCGCACTCGGATTGGCTCAGGAGCCGAAGCTCTTATTGCTCGACGAGCCCACACAGAATCTTGACTTCGGGCGGCAGATGGAACTGATGGCCCTCATTCGGCAGCTTCGCGCGCAGGGGATAAACGTGTTCGCGGCGGTGCATGACCTTGCGCTCCTTTCCGGCACATTCTCGTCGGTCATTCTGATCAGTCCTCATGACCGACTCCGGATCGGCCCCCCGGAAGATGTTCTTCAGCCCAATATTTTGGAGCGGGCCTTTCAATGTCCTGCTCCCAACTTGAACTTTGAATTCGGTGTCCATCCCAGAAGGGAATTCGTACTATGA
- a CDS encoding iron ABC transporter permease yields the protein MAALVLALLATIVLGITCGAVRVPLHSIVLAFLHSRALSPDDHVILMEIRLPRILAAAMVGAALSAAGLLFQGLFRNPLADPYVIGSSGGAVLGATIGMVLLPQVTWLGFSAIALLAFAGSVATIAVVYSLARVGGTTQVVTLLLAGFAVSTMLSYSSYFVEVLDRDYGLGLRVLASWLRGSVGVPRWTQLGFMALLLASSLAAAAILSRRLNTLALGDEYAQQLGIDVERIRIGIILTGSLLAAVAVSLGGLIGFVGLIVPHLARLVAGPDHVRLLPITVFTGAAFLVLTDTLARTLLAPSEIPVGILTAFLGGPFFLYLLRRTKRGYSV from the coding sequence TTGGCTGCCCTCGTGCTCGCCTTGCTGGCTACGATTGTGTTGGGAATTACCTGCGGAGCAGTTCGCGTCCCATTGCACAGCATCGTCCTCGCATTTCTGCACTCGCGTGCGCTGTCGCCGGATGACCACGTCATCCTGATGGAGATCCGGCTGCCTCGCATTCTTGCTGCTGCCATGGTGGGAGCAGCTTTGTCCGCGGCGGGACTGCTCTTTCAGGGACTCTTTCGGAATCCGCTGGCCGATCCTTACGTGATCGGCTCATCGGGTGGAGCGGTGCTGGGTGCGACGATTGGGATGGTGCTGCTGCCCCAGGTCACATGGCTCGGATTCAGTGCCATCGCGCTGTTAGCGTTTGCCGGTTCTGTGGCGACCATTGCAGTGGTGTATAGCCTGGCAAGAGTCGGCGGTACAACACAGGTGGTCACACTGTTGCTTGCCGGTTTTGCCGTCAGCACAATGCTGAGTTACTCGTCGTACTTCGTTGAGGTGCTGGATCGGGATTATGGCTTGGGATTGCGTGTGCTGGCGTCCTGGCTGCGCGGATCCGTGGGTGTTCCCCGATGGACGCAGCTTGGATTTATGGCGCTGCTGCTGGCAAGCTCGCTGGCTGCTGCGGCTATCCTTTCGCGACGGCTGAATACCCTGGCACTCGGAGACGAGTATGCGCAACAACTCGGGATCGATGTGGAGCGCATTCGGATCGGCATCATTCTTACAGGCTCATTGCTGGCGGCGGTGGCTGTCTCGCTGGGAGGGCTGATTGGTTTCGTCGGGCTCATCGTCCCGCATCTGGCACGCCTGGTCGCAGGGCCAGATCATGTGCGCCTCCTCCCTATCACGGTATTTACCGGAGCCGCATTTCTGGTTCTTACGGACACGCTGGCTCGCACTCTCCTGGCTCCTTCAGAAATTCCCGTCGGCATCCTGACGGCATTCCTGGGCGGCCCGTTTTTCCTCTATTTGCTGCGGCGAACGAAACGAGGATACAGCGTATGA